The Methanosarcina acetivorans C2A genome includes the window GGTATGGAATAACTAATCTGTTTAGAGTTGAACTTCCTAATTTCTGGAGGATGCTTTATACGCTTACAGCGGGAAGTTCAGGCATTGAAATTATCGTATTGGTGCTTGACATAATTGACCATAAAAAGTACGATAAAAAATTCGGTTATAGTAAGTGAGTTTTGGTCAATTGATAACGATTCACAACTTAATAGCCTGTTATTCTCCTGAATCTAAGTTTGAACCTCAACTGCATGCTTATGCCTATTTTTCATTTACTTTATATCTGTATATATATTGAAATGAAATGTTATACTCAATCTCCACTGGAAATAAAGGGGTTTTAGATTAACTCTCTATCTTCTACGTACTTTTGATTTTCTATATTGTTATGTATTGATATATAATCTGGTTCCAAAATCAATTTTTTTGAGTTATAGAAGCAATTTTGAGCTTTGGGATCAGCTCATTAATAAAGTATTAGATAAGAAGTTCTATACGCTCTTGGAATCCGAAAACAAGGAAGAAACAAAGAGTGGGCCCGCTGAGATTCGAACTCAGGACCTCCGCCGTGTGAAGGCGACGTCATAACCGTCTAGACCACGAGCCCATGAAATGAAATTGAAAACTAATAAGGGTTAAGCAACCATAAAATAGAACTTCTTATGTATAAGCTTATCGCTTGCAGGCTGTTTTTGGGCTTGCCCGGACCTGTTATGGGAGTACTTTTTTATCTTTTTGGCAAGGGGGTTTCGGTTTCTTTGTATATTTTAAGGGTTTTAAGTCCGGCGATAAAGTAAAGAAGTAAATAAGTAATAATGTTAATAACTATAGAAATTATTTAATTGTCTGGTTTGTATGATAGAAATCCTGAAAATCCTCTTTACCATGCCGTTTTTGCTCTATGCGTGCTACACTGACCTGAAGGCACGCAGAGTTTCAAATAAGGTGTGGAAGTACATGCTTGCATCGGGGTCGGTATTTATAATCTATGAAGTTTTTACAGGAGGTGTTCCCTGCCTTAAGGCTCTTATTTTTTCTGGAGTTATTGTTTTCCTTTCGGTTTACATCCTTTTCCAGCTCGGAGCTTTCGGGGGCGGAGATGCAAAGGGGTTGATAGTGCTTTCTATCTTATTTCCGCTCTATCCGGTTTTCCAGTTCTCGGGAAAAGTCTATCCCCTGCTCGGGCTGCCTCCTATAGGGCTTTTTGCCTTCACGGTGCTGGAAAATGCTCTCCTGGTAACCGTTCTCGTGCCGCTCGGGATGTTCTGCTACAACCTCCTGCATTTCTCGTCCGGAATGCTCAAAAAACCCTTTTACATGTTTCTCGGATACAGGACTGATGTGTCCTCTCTGAAAAACAAGGAACATCTGGGTTTGCTTGAAAAGTTCGAGCTTGATGAAAACGGGGCTATCATCAGGAAGTTTGCACGGACAGGGCTCGATTTTGATGCAAACCGGAAGCCTGAGCTCGAGGAATACGCAAAAAAAGGGCTTATCGAGAAAGAAGTCTGGGTTACTCCGGGCCTGCCTTTCATGCTCTCAATAACGGCAGGCTTTATAACCGCAGTCGTTTTCGGGGATTTAATCTTTTACGCCGTCGTCAGCTTTCTTGTGATCTGAACAGGGATTTTCTTTTCTTTTTCCTGTCTCTCTTCTCTTCTTTACTTTTTCTATCTTCTTTCTTTTCTTTACTCTACTTTTTCGCCTTCTTTTTTCATCTTTTCTGCACGACAAGCAGCCCGTAGAGGATAGTTTCGGCAATCGGGGGTTTGTCAGGAGTGCCTTTTGCGATCCTTTCTTCGGGGTAACCGAGGTTTTCACAGGTATAGAGCTCGGCATCTATCTCAAGTTCTTTAAGAATTTCTGCAACCTCACGGGGGCCGAATGCCTCTTCCGGCAGCAGGAAAATGTTTCTTCCGTTCTTCAATTCCCGGATCAGTTCGGCTTTTGCAGGCTCAAAGTCCCTTCCGTGGGCTGTTATTGCACAGATGTTGGTCAGGTTCACTTTTGTTCGGGCACAGGCTGCCTGCATTGAAGAGATTCCGGGAATTACGGTATCTTTTTCCCCTGCAAATTTTCCAAGCCCGGAAAACATGGGGTCCCCTGTTGACAGGACAACTGAATCTGCAGGCAGGAGGTGGAGTGACTTATAGTCTTTAATCGTCTTTGCTTCGCAGGTGATATATTCCTGTGCGATTTCAAGGGCTCTTTTTGCCCCGTAAACCACCGATGCCTTCCTAATCGCCCTTATTCCTTCTTCCGTGAGCATACCGGGTCCGACTCCGACTCCTACCACAATCATAGTTTTTCTTCCCCTCTGTCCGGTTCGAATTTCCGAGATCTTAGTCTCTGGATTTTACTTTTAATTCAATTTATGGATTTAATTTCAATTCAAAGTCTCAATTTAGTTTTAATTCAATTTCCGAATTCGTTTTTATTTTCCGCTTTTGCTGTCCATAAGGACAGACCCGTCCCTGTCAATCACAACGATTCTTGCACCTTTGCCTTTCTCAACCGCCATTTCAAAAGCTTCTTTCAGGCGCTCGTGTTCCGGGGCTTTTTCAAGCATCTCAACAACGGTTGCATAGCCGCTGCCTTCCAGCATCTTTGGGTTTCCCCATTTCAGGACAAGGCCCGGAAGCCCGCAGATAATGATGTCGCCTGAAGCGTTATCAAGCCCTTCCGAAATCCTGCTCCCGACCATAACAACAGTGTAATCGGGAAAGAGCATGTGAGAATACTTCATTCCTATCCGGCCCGTGGTCAGGACCACTTTATCCGTGCAGCGGATCAGGTCTCCTCTCATCTCTCCAAGGTGGTCGTTCCAGGGCTCGACAAAGCCTGTGCTCCCGAGGACCGAAATCCCGCCTTCGACTCCTATCCTGCTGTTCAAAGTCTCTTTTCCTATCCTTTCTCCCTCAGGGATCAAAATCGTGACCTCGGCACCCTTCAGGCCCAGCTCTTCGACGGCTTCCTGTACCGCAGCCCGGATCTGCTCCATGGGTTTCGGATTGATGGCCGGCTTTCCTTTTGGGACCTGAAGTCCGTCCCTTTTTACAATCCCTATGCCTTTTCCGCCCAGGATGCTGATCCCCTCGGCTTCTCTGGCTTCCCCTACAAATTCAAGCCCCCGGGTAACATCGGATTCATGGTCGTTAGGAATCTTCTTTACAACTGCACGCCCGGGAGAGGATTTGCTGACTTCAAGGTAAGCTCTCAGCCCTACCGGGGTGGGCACGGACACGCTGTCAACTGTTTTTTTAAGGGAGAGTACAGCTGCTTTTGCAGCGGCACTGGCTGTGGTTCCTGTTGTATATCCTCTCTTGAGCACGGACCCGTCACTCAGAATCACAATCATCCCGGATGCTACGTTTTTTTCAAGTTCTTCCCTGGGCAGCCCACTACGGGCAATCCATTCTTCAGGGATCTTGAAATTGTTAACCGGATCTATCATGGAAGAATACTCGGAGGTTTTTTATTATAAATGTATTGACCTGAAGCCTGGAAAAGAGCCCGAAGAGCCTCAATAAAACAAAACTGATACTTATGAAATCCCAGCAGGCTTTCTATGCAAACCCTGAAAAAAAGCCTGGGTCCGGATAAGGGTCAGTTCTTGAAAAAACAATTCTTGAAAAAACGATTCTTGAAAAAACGATTCTTGAAAAATACCATAAAAGACCATAAAACAGTGTAAACATCACAGGATAATATAGAAAAAAGTGGCATCATTCCAGAGGTGGGGATTTGTTCGTTTTTCCGGAAGTTGGGGTATTTCTCTTGGGGTTCGAATGGGGGGTACCATTCTGTTGGGGTGTTTGGGGGGTTGGTGTGTAAAAAATAGTCTTACGGAATGATGCCTTTCAGATGTCAGGTGGGTACTGACATCTACCTCTAAATTTCCAGTTATATTATATAAATCTATAGGAAAAAAATGGTAGGTTTCCAGTGGAAATCCCTTCGAACCTCTTCATAGGTAATTTTCAGTATTCTTCCCACTCACTCCATCGAAAGATTACGTTTGGTGTGGACAGTACTTTCCTCTGGGCAGTTATTTTTCCCGGGTATTTTTTACTTTTTACTTTTTTCCGGGGGAGGTTGTTTACTGGGTTCTTGCAAACATGCGGTCCAGTTCACCTTTCGTAAAGGTTATCACTGTTGGTCTCCCGTGCGGGCAGGAGTAGGGACTTTCAGCGGCTTTGAGCTGTTCTATCAACTCTTCCATCTGCCTTGTGTTGCAGGCTGCCCCTCCTTTGATTGCTGCTCTGCAGGCAAGGGTCTTGCTAACTTTTTCTGAGATCCCGGTGTCTTTTTTGACCTTCCCTTCAGCCAGCAGATCCGATATCACGTCATGGATTACGCCTGTGTCCTCAAGCCTTCCGAAAACCTCGGGGACAAAGGTCACGACATAAGTATTGTCCCCAAATTCCGAGATCCCGAAACCGTATTCCTCCAGGTGGGGGATGTATTCCTCCATCAACACCCTTTCTTTGGGGGTAAGTTCGATCATCACAGGAGTGATCAGTTCCTGCACCCTGGCTTTTTTCGTCCTCAGGACCTGCTCGTAAAGGACTCTTTCATGGGCCGCATGCTGGTCGATTATCACAAGGTCTTCCCCTTTTTCGGCAAGGATATACATTTTGGAGACCTGACCTATGATCCGCAGGTCTTCGAGAAGGTCAGTGTTTGCTTTCGGTTTCAGCTTCTGACTTTGCTTCTCCTCTGCCTTTATTCTTTCATTTACCTTCTCCTCTTCTTTTTTACTTGCCGGCTCTACTTTCTTCAAGCCATCCTGAATTCCTGCCTTTCCGTCAGAATCAAGCAGGCGTTCGGATTTCTTCAGCCTTCTCTCCGTATCCTTTATCGGATAAGTGTAAGCTTCGGATTTTTCTTTCAGGAGCCTGCTGTTCTCAGATACCTTTGCTTCCTCTCGAACCCCGATTTCCTTTCCAGCTGCCTTCTCCGGCAGGGTTGCAGGGGTTTCTTGAGGCTGAATTTTTTCTGATAATCCGGGGTCTTCAAAGGTTTTCTGAAGCCTTTTTCCTTCCTTTTCCCTGACCTCGGGGGCAAGCCCGTGTTCCGAAAGGACCTTTTCAACTGCGCGGATAACTGCATCCCCTACTTCTTTTTCCCGGCTGAACCGGACTTCGGCTTTGCGGGGATGTACGTTTACGTCTACTTCTTCAGGGTTAAGGGTCAGAGCAAGCACTGCCACAGGATAGCGGCCTTTAGGAATCTTTGTGTAGTATCCTTCGCGGACAGCCATGTTAATAGCTCTGGAAGTTACAGGGCGCGTGTTTACGAAAACATAAAGCTGATCACTTCCACCCCTGTTGGTTTCAGGTTTTGAGACATATCCCCGGATTTCAAAGTCTTCTGTCCTGTACTCAAGGGGCAGCATTGAGCGGGCAGTATCAGGCCCGAGAAGGTTTACCAGGCTTTTGAAAAGGTCACTTGAGCCCGTACTTCTTATTACCGGCTTTCCTTCGCTTAACAGGGTAAAGGAAATTCCGGGATTTGCAAGGGCAAGCCTTGTTACGGTATCCGTGATGTGGGCAAGCTCGGTCCGGTCGCTTTTCAGGTACTTTCGCCTTGCAGGGGTGTTGTAGAAGAGCTCTTTTACGTATACCGAGGTTCCGGGAGCCGTGCCCGCATCCGATGTTTCCTGAACCTTCCCTCCGTGGATGACCAGTTTTGTGCCGGTAAGCTCTTCAGGGGGACGGGTAAGGATTTCTACCTTTGCAATGGCGGTAATCGAAGCAAGGGCTTCTCCCCTGAATCCCATTGTTGAGACCGTATCTAGGTCTTCGATCCTCGTGAGTTTGCTTGTTGCGTGTTTTTCATACGAGAGTAGAGCATCGGCTTTGCTCATCCCGCATCCGTTGTCCCGGATAAGGATGGAATGTTTTCCTCCCTTCTCAACTTCGATGCGAATTTCCGTGGCTCCTGCGTCTATTGAGTTGTCCACTAGCTCTTTTACTACAGATGCCGGGCGTTCTATTACCTCACCGGCTGCGATTTTATTTATCGTGTCCCTGTCAAGAATCCGGATTTTATTTCCCTGCTCTTCCATCTTTTCTTCAACCTGCTCTTCAGCTTACTTTCCGGTTTGCCCTTCCGTCATTTCTTCAATCTGCTCTCTCATCCGTTCTTCAATCTTCTATTCTATCTGCTCTTCTGCCTGCTTCCCATCTGTTTTTCCACCTGACTTTAAATCTGTTCCTCTATTCCTTTTTCTAACCTATTCCATTCCTTTTTTTAACCTGTTTCTTTTAGCCGAGCAGCTTTTTCAGCTCATGAAGTTTGTTCAGGGCTTCTATTGGCGTCATCTCATCCGGGTTAACCTTTTTCAGGGCAGCTTCCACAGGGCTCAGCCCCTTCGCCTTCTCTGAACTTCTGCTTCCGCTGCCTGGGTCGAAAAGCAGCATCTGGGTATAGCGAGCTGTTGCCTTGCTTTTCTTCTTTTTCCCGTTTTCGCCGTCCTCGGCTTCTTCAAGCACGTTTTCCCTTTCAAGTTCCTTCAGGATCTCATTTGCCCTTTCGATAACCTTTTCCGGGACTCCGGCAAGCCTTGCAACGTGGATTCCGTAACTCCGGTCTGTTGCTCCGGGAACGATTTTCCGCAGGAAAACCAGCTCATGCCCGTCTTCTTTTACTGCAATATGATAATTTTTGACCCGCTTCAATTTCTCTTCAAGAGCTGTGAGCTGGTGATAGTGGGTTGCAAAAAGAGCCCTTATTCCAACCTTTCCCCTGTTGTGCAGGAACTCAACAACGGCTTTTGCGATGCTGTATCCGTCGTATGTGCTCGTCCCCCTGCCGATTTCGTCAAGCAGTACAAGGCTTTTCGGGCTTGCATTATTCAGGATATTTGCAAGCTCCACCATTTCGACCATAAAAGTGCTCTGCCCGCTTGCAAGGTCATCAAAAGCTCCTATCCTTGTAAAGACCTGGTCTATTATGCCTACGGAAGCGTAAGAAGCCGGGACAAAGGAGCCCACCTGGGCCATAATTGCAATAAGAGCTGTCTGGCGCATATAGGTGGACTTTCCTGCCATGTTCGGGCCGGTAACAAGCAAAAACTGGTTTTCCTTGCAGTCCATTTCGGTATCATTAGGCACAAAGCCTCCCGATACGGTACTTTCGACTACCGGATGCCTTCCGTCTCTTATGAGAATCTTGCAGTCTTCGGTAAGCTGCGGGCGTGTATAGTTGTTGTTTTCCGTAGCCTCGGCAAGGCTTGCAAGGACATCCAGGGTTCCTATTCTTTCCGCGGTTTCCTGGAGTTCCCTTGAACGGGCTGAAAGGGTTCGTGTGATTTCGGCAAAGATTTCGTATTCCAGAGCCACTGCTTTTTCGTTTGCTGTCAGGATAAGGCTTTCTTTTTCTTTAAGCTCGGGGGTAAAGAAACGCTCGGCATTGGCCATTGTCTGCTTTCTTATGTAATCTTCAGGCACCTGGCTGCTGTTTGCATGGGTAACCTCGATATAATACCCAAAGACTTTATTGTATCCGACTTTCAGGGACTTGATCCCGCTTCGTTCTCTTTCTTTTTGCTGGAAAGCCGCAATCCACTGTTTGCTGTTGCTTGAAATATCCCGGAGTTCGTCGAGTTCCGGGCTGTATCCGGATTTTATCATTCCTCCTTCCCGGACGGATACAGGGGGTTCATCCATGATTGCTATTTCGATCATCTCAGCCAGTTCTTCCAGTTCGGAAAAGGATGCAAGCCCTTCTGCAATCTCTTTTAACATTTCGAACCTGGCTTTTTCCAGCAGGGAGTCCCGGAGGGAGGGAACAACGCCCAGAGATTTCTTCAGGGCTACGAGGTCTCGAGCACTGGCGTTTCCGTATACTATCCTCCCTACCAGGCGTTCGATATCCCTTACATCTGAGAGCCAGTCCCTTATATCGTAGCGGAGCAGCGAGTCTTCTGCGAGTTCTTCTATCGCATCCAGCCTGGGGTTGATTTTTTCCACGGAAAGAAGGGGCTTTAAAAGCCATTTTTTCAGTGTGCGGTTCCCCATAGGAGTTCTTGTGCAGTTCAGGGTCCTGTAAAGGGAATTTTCGTCTCCTTCATCTCTCACGTTTTTTACGATTTCGAGGTTGCGCAGGGTAATCGAGTCAAGGATCATGAACTCGGTGTTTGAGTAGGTCCTGAGGGTGTTGATATGGGTAAGATCCCTCATCTGTGTGGTTTTTGCATACTCAAGGGCGGCCCAGGCCGAGTAAACTGCAAACTCCAGTTTTTGACAGCCCATGCCCTCGAGGGTTGCAACCCCGAAATGGGTTTTTAATTTTTCTCCGGCTTCCTCGGTTCCGAAAACCTCGGGAGCAAATTCCTGCACAATTGTATGCTCCCTTAACTTGCCTGTAAGCTCCGAATTCCCGTACAGGGAAGGAGGCAGGATACATTCTGCAGGATGCATGCGGGCAAGTTCGCTGAGGAGTTTGTCAAAGTTTTCCGAGTCCGTAAACTGGGTTGTAAGGAACTCCCCTGTCGAGATGTCGAGGAAGGAGATTCCGAATTCCATTTCTTTTTCTCCGTTCTTTCCGGATTTTCCGCCTTCTCTTCCTGCAACTGCCATGAGGTAATTGTTTGAGGCATCCGAAAACATGGAAGAATCTATTGCCGTCCCCGGTGTTACAACCCTGACAACCCCCCGCTTCACAACGCCTTTTGCCTTTTTCGGGTCTTCGAGTTGTTCACAGATGGCTACCTTGTACCCCTTATTTATCAGCCTGGGCAGGTAGGTGTCAATGGCATGGTAGGGAATCCCTGCAAGCGGCATTCTCTCCCCTGTTCTGTCCTTTCCCCGAGCTGTCAGGGTAATTTCAAGTTCCTTTGCAATGGTTTTTGCGTCCTCCCCAAAAGATTCGTAGAAATCTCCCATCCTGAAGAAGATAAGGGTATCAGGGTATGCCTGCTTGGCTTCGTAGTACTGGCGCATTGCAGGGGTCATTATTTCTGTCATTTTTCAACTCACTGTAAGCCTTGAATCTTTAATATCCGCAATTAGATCTATATCCACAATTAGATCCACAGTTAAATTTCTTAGTATATAATTCTCCAAATCAGGAACAATACCTGAATCTGGAGCAGGAACCTTGAATAAACGGTTGGTTATTTTAGTGGTTGGATATTTTAGTTAAGCAGCATGCTTCCTTCCAGCATACGAGTTTGAGCATTAGCTCGGACCTAATTTGAGTATTAGTTTGAACCTCAGTTTGAGTACCAGCCTGAACATCATTTCGAAGATCAGTTTAAAATACTATGTCTTTATCTTGAATCATGCTTCTTATATATAATTAACAATTCGGGATTGTAAGCCTTATCAAAGGAGGGATTGCTCTGAGCCGGGAAAAATTAGTTGAAGTCTGTCCAGTCTGCGGAAACGCCGATATTTACTATGAGGTTGGAGGATATGTAGGTTCAGTATACCACTGCAAGGAGTGCGGATATGTCGGAGCTTTTGTTGTTGAGGCTAATGAGGAAATGATTGAGAAAATAAAAGAAACGTATAAGCGGGAAAAGAGAAAGGAAAAGAAAGAGGAAGAGGAAAAGGAAGAGGAAAAGGATAAGGAAGAGGGAGAGGAAGAGGAAAAGGATAAGGAAGAGGGAGAGGAAGAGGAAAAGGATAAGGAAGAGGGAGAGGAAGAGGAAAAGGATAAGGAAGAGGAAGAGGAAAAGGAAACCGAAGATAAAATGGAAGAGGGGGAAGAGGAAAAGGAATAAATTCCAACTATCTCTTTACTTCTTTTATATTTCTCTGACACTTTAAAATCTGCTAAAAAAGCTCCTGCCTGATTCCTTGAAATAATTCTTTGTTATGCAGTAGCCGATAACGAGTGAAAGAAACTAAAAGTATCTGTTTTTGTAATTTCATCTCATTGACCTTAGGTTTTTCATAGTATCTGGCTTTCGTGGATTCTTTTCTCTCTTTTGGAAAAGGCCGAATGCTTCGCAGTCGGTGAGTTCCCCGGGTTCAAAAACAAATTTAAAAATCCGGGAACGAGTTCCGGAATAAGCTCAAAAAAGAGAAAAAGGCTTGAAAATGAACTATGCAGCAAAATAGGGTTCTAAAAACGCAGCAAAATGTGTAAAAATGTCAAAAACTTGAATGAATCTGGTGGGGCCGCTGAGATTCGAACTCAAGTCGCAAGACCCCCAGCCTTGCAGGATGGACCAAGCTACCCTACGGCCCCGCAGAGTAGATTATATTTTTTGATGATAACGGATTACTTTATTTGCCATCAACCAACTACTGTAATTAAACATGTAGTATAAATGAGTATCGGTAGGGAAAAATCAGCTCCCTATCTTTGTTATTTTTTTGAGTGTTGATCTGCGTTTTTTGCGTGGATTTTTTCCAGGAATTCGGCTTACGGTTTCTGGCTTTCGGGTTCCGATGGACTGCTCAGTATGCTTTTTGCCCTCAGCACTCTCTGGATCATGGTGATGTGGGAAAATACGGCTATCAGCACAAGAGCCCAGCCAAGGAAACCTGAGAGGGCACCAAGGGCCAGGATGACCATTCTTTCGGTTCTTTCAGCAATTCCTACTGATAGTTTCCTGCAACCTGCGGACTCGGCACGGGCGCGGGTGTAGCTTACCAGGAAAGAGCCGATCAGTGCGAAGCCTGCCCAGAGCCAGCCTTCCACCCCGAGGAAGGGGGCAAAGCTGAGCCGGCCATAAATTGCTCCGGCCATGATTCCAAGGAACATCAGGCCGTCGGAATAGCGGTCGCAAACCGAGTCGAGGACACCTCCGAAGGGAGTGATCCTTCCTTTTGCTCTTGCGACCCCTCCGTCAAGGATATCAAAAACTCCGCTGAAGAGGATCAGGAACCCTCCTTCAAAAGGTTTTCCCAGCGCGAATGCAACTCCGGCAGCCACGCTTACCGCAAAACCCAGCAGGGTTAGAGTGTTTGGAGAGAGGGGCACTGAGCGGGCAAACGGAATTACCATCTTTCTTGCGCTGTTTTTCAGGTCTTCGAATATTTCAATCCCATCCTTTTATCTGGCTACTCTTCCTTTTTATCGAGCTAATATTCTTATTTATTTGACTATTTTTTTATCTGGCTATTTTATCTGGTTATTGATACCGCATATCCGGATATAGTCTTATCTTTTTTCTAAAGATTTTGGGTTTCGGGGTTCCGCACAGTTCTTTGAAAGAGTCCTTTAAAAACTTGAAGGGCAACTTTCCTGATTGAATGGTCTGCAGGAATGGAATTCTCCAGAAAAGGGTTTTAAGGATCGTTATATGAATAAAGTCACATGAGTTTAAAATGATATGGAGTTAAAATATGAATATTGTGGAAGAACACAGGGAAAAATGCACGCAATGCGGACAGTGCCTTTCAGTCTGCCCCCGGTACGATGATCTCGGTTTGCTTGACCTGCTTTACGGGTATCTGGAAGGGACTTCAGAAATTGAGCCTGACTCCCTGCTGAGCTGCCTGACCTGCGGGCTTTGTGCCGATGCCTGTCCCGAAGCCCTGGGAATAAAGATGCTTATATCTCCTGCCCGGCAGAAATGGGTAAGTGAACACGGGCTTACAGACAGGCAGACTATGGCAGACCCTGATGCTGAAAATAATCTTTTCAAGAAGGTTGCTGAAATGGATGAAGTTCCCGACTACAAAGACGGCCCCGGCTCTGTCGTGTATTTTCCGGGCTGCGCGGGCACCTATATTAACAAGAATATGGCGCAGGCAACCGTTGCCCTGCTGGAAAATGCAGGAGTCGATTATACGGTCCTGAGCGGGCTTGAATACTGCTGCGGAGCAGTTTCTGCAGGGGCGGGAAATCCGGCTCCGATTCTGCGGAACGGACAGCGAAATATCGAAGAGGTCCGGAAGAGGGGTGCCAAAATCCTGCTTACAGCCTGTCCCGGCTGCTTTAAAGCTTTTAAGGAAATCTATCCCAAAATGTTCGGAGAACTGGACTTTGAGGTGCTGCAGGTCTCACAGTACCTGGAACGCCTGCTTGGGGAGGGCAAATTTTCTCCCGGTGCTGCTCTTAAACACAGGGTTTTTTACCATGATCCCTGCCATCTTACCCGGGGCATGGGTGTCTACAGGGAAGCAAGAAACGTGCTCGAAAATATTCCCGGCACCGAGCTTGCAAACAAAACCCCCGAAAATTCAGCTTGCTGCGGGTTCGGAGGCGGGGTAAGAGTTAACTACCCTTCCGAATCCCTTTCAGTTGCTTCTGACCGCTACGAAGCTGCCGGAAAACTGGGCTGTGATGTGATTATAACCAACTGTGGCGGCTGTATGCAAAACCTTCTTGAAGCCGGTAGAGACGAACAGATAAAGGTCTTTGACCTCGCTGAATACCTTTGCCTTGCTTGCGGATTAAATATAGAGCGGGAAGATGAGAAAATGCTTGAACTTGTAAACAGGGCTTACAGGTTCTGTATTTCAGGATATCAGGAGCCCGATTTGCCATAAATTTTCCCCGGAATTTTTTCTTCATGATTCTTTTTCCTGGGATTCTTTCTCTTGAAATT containing:
- a CDS encoding A24 family peptidase C-terminal domain-containing protein; its protein translation is MIEILKILFTMPFLLYACYTDLKARRVSNKVWKYMLASGSVFIIYEVFTGGVPCLKALIFSGVIVFLSVYILFQLGAFGGGDAKGLIVLSILFPLYPVFQFSGKVYPLLGLPPIGLFAFTVLENALLVTVLVPLGMFCYNLLHFSSGMLKKPFYMFLGYRTDVSSLKNKEHLGLLEKFELDENGAIIRKFARTGLDFDANRKPELEEYAKKGLIEKEVWVTPGLPFMLSITAGFITAVVFGDLIFYAVVSFLVI
- a CDS encoding cobalt-precorrin-7 (C(5))-methyltransferase — its product is MIVVGVGVGPGMLTEEGIRAIRKASVVYGAKRALEIAQEYITCEAKTIKDYKSLHLLPADSVVLSTGDPMFSGLGKFAGEKDTVIPGISSMQAACARTKVNLTNICAITAHGRDFEPAKAELIRELKNGRNIFLLPEEAFGPREVAEILKELEIDAELYTCENLGYPEERIAKGTPDKPPIAETILYGLLVVQKR
- a CDS encoding cobalt-precorrin-5B (C(1))-methyltransferase; this encodes MIDPVNNFKIPEEWIARSGLPREELEKNVASGMIVILSDGSVLKRGYTTGTTASAAAKAAVLSLKKTVDSVSVPTPVGLRAYLEVSKSSPGRAVVKKIPNDHESDVTRGLEFVGEAREAEGISILGGKGIGIVKRDGLQVPKGKPAINPKPMEQIRAAVQEAVEELGLKGAEVTILIPEGERIGKETLNSRIGVEGGISVLGSTGFVEPWNDHLGEMRGDLIRCTDKVVLTTGRIGMKYSHMLFPDYTVVMVGSRISEGLDNASGDIIICGLPGLVLKWGNPKMLEGSGYATVVEMLEKAPEHERLKEAFEMAVEKGKGARIVVIDRDGSVLMDSKSGK
- the mutL gene encoding DNA mismatch repair endonuclease MutL — protein: MEEQGNKIRILDRDTINKIAAGEVIERPASVVKELVDNSIDAGATEIRIEVEKGGKHSILIRDNGCGMSKADALLSYEKHATSKLTRIEDLDTVSTMGFRGEALASITAIAKVEILTRPPEELTGTKLVIHGGKVQETSDAGTAPGTSVYVKELFYNTPARRKYLKSDRTELAHITDTVTRLALANPGISFTLLSEGKPVIRSTGSSDLFKSLVNLLGPDTARSMLPLEYRTEDFEIRGYVSKPETNRGGSDQLYVFVNTRPVTSRAINMAVREGYYTKIPKGRYPVAVLALTLNPEEVDVNVHPRKAEVRFSREKEVGDAVIRAVEKVLSEHGLAPEVREKEGKRLQKTFEDPGLSEKIQPQETPATLPEKAAGKEIGVREEAKVSENSRLLKEKSEAYTYPIKDTERRLKKSERLLDSDGKAGIQDGLKKVEPASKKEEEKVNERIKAEEKQSQKLKPKANTDLLEDLRIIGQVSKMYILAEKGEDLVIIDQHAAHERVLYEQVLRTKKARVQELITPVMIELTPKERVLMEEYIPHLEEYGFGISEFGDNTYVVTFVPEVFGRLEDTGVIHDVISDLLAEGKVKKDTGISEKVSKTLACRAAIKGGAACNTRQMEELIEQLKAAESPYSCPHGRPTVITFTKGELDRMFARTQ
- the mutS gene encoding DNA mismatch repair protein MutS, which codes for MTEIMTPAMRQYYEAKQAYPDTLIFFRMGDFYESFGEDAKTIAKELEITLTARGKDRTGERMPLAGIPYHAIDTYLPRLINKGYKVAICEQLEDPKKAKGVVKRGVVRVVTPGTAIDSSMFSDASNNYLMAVAGREGGKSGKNGEKEMEFGISFLDISTGEFLTTQFTDSENFDKLLSELARMHPAECILPPSLYGNSELTGKLREHTIVQEFAPEVFGTEEAGEKLKTHFGVATLEGMGCQKLEFAVYSAWAALEYAKTTQMRDLTHINTLRTYSNTEFMILDSITLRNLEIVKNVRDEGDENSLYRTLNCTRTPMGNRTLKKWLLKPLLSVEKINPRLDAIEELAEDSLLRYDIRDWLSDVRDIERLVGRIVYGNASARDLVALKKSLGVVPSLRDSLLEKARFEMLKEIAEGLASFSELEELAEMIEIAIMDEPPVSVREGGMIKSGYSPELDELRDISSNSKQWIAAFQQKERERSGIKSLKVGYNKVFGYYIEVTHANSSQVPEDYIRKQTMANAERFFTPELKEKESLILTANEKAVALEYEIFAEITRTLSARSRELQETAERIGTLDVLASLAEATENNNYTRPQLTEDCKILIRDGRHPVVESTVSGGFVPNDTEMDCKENQFLLVTGPNMAGKSTYMRQTALIAIMAQVGSFVPASYASVGIIDQVFTRIGAFDDLASGQSTFMVEMVELANILNNASPKSLVLLDEIGRGTSTYDGYSIAKAVVEFLHNRGKVGIRALFATHYHQLTALEEKLKRVKNYHIAVKEDGHELVFLRKIVPGATDRSYGIHVARLAGVPEKVIERANEILKELERENVLEEAEDGENGKKKKSKATARYTQMLLFDPGSGSRSSEKAKGLSPVEAALKKVNPDEMTPIEALNKLHELKKLLG
- a CDS encoding CDP-alcohol phosphatidyltransferase family protein, giving the protein MVIPFARSVPLSPNTLTLLGFAVSVAAGVAFALGKPFEGGFLILFSGVFDILDGGVARAKGRITPFGGVLDSVCDRYSDGLMFLGIMAGAIYGRLSFAPFLGVEGWLWAGFALIGSFLVSYTRARAESAGCRKLSVGIAERTERMVILALGALSGFLGWALVLIAVFSHITMIQRVLRAKSILSSPSEPESQKP
- a CDS encoding (Fe-S)-binding protein, with translation MNIVEEHREKCTQCGQCLSVCPRYDDLGLLDLLYGYLEGTSEIEPDSLLSCLTCGLCADACPEALGIKMLISPARQKWVSEHGLTDRQTMADPDAENNLFKKVAEMDEVPDYKDGPGSVVYFPGCAGTYINKNMAQATVALLENAGVDYTVLSGLEYCCGAVSAGAGNPAPILRNGQRNIEEVRKRGAKILLTACPGCFKAFKEIYPKMFGELDFEVLQVSQYLERLLGEGKFSPGAALKHRVFYHDPCHLTRGMGVYREARNVLENIPGTELANKTPENSACCGFGGGVRVNYPSESLSVASDRYEAAGKLGCDVIITNCGGCMQNLLEAGRDEQIKVFDLAEYLCLACGLNIEREDEKMLELVNRAYRFCISGYQEPDLP